The Pyxicephalus adspersus chromosome 1, UCB_Pads_2.0, whole genome shotgun sequence sequence ATGTAACCCATGTTTACACTGAGAAATGCAACATTTGGGCTTCAGAACAGCAGTTCCCATAAAGCTTCGCTTACATATCCTCACTGCTGTGCTTTATATTAACCCACCAAACCTTATACTGCGGGCAGCAGTAAACATAAGCAATCATCTCTATCCCTCTACTTCTCTCCCATAAGCATATTCTTTGTTGCACTATAGCACAACTGATTTGGCTCTTTGTCTAGCTCTGTTGTACTGGGACTGCAAGAGGcagaatacagagaaaaaaaaaaaaaggtaccagTAAAGTTTGCTGCAGATGTTTCTATGCTTCTGTTCTTTCGACTTTTATGGCAAAGTGGCATATAGTGATCAAGCATACTTGGAAAGTGTAAGGACACATTGCAATGAAAATATACCTGTTTGgagaaaaaggtaaatacatgTTCAcagtatttattgattttaacattagaaatatatttattaaatgtaaaaaaaacaaaaacaatatgctatTGGAACTATTTGGATTTTGGTGTACTACAGTTCAagtgcagcaaaaaaataaaaatactttaaatttaagTTTGTGAGTCTTTTAGCTATCCATCAGCACTCTAGCAGGTACCAAATTGTGTAGCACTCATCAAGATACTTAGTCTAGAAAAACAGGATCATCACTGGGCCAGAAAAACCAATGCAATCCAGAGAAGGAGAAAACAAGTGCCGTCTACTTGAGCTGTGCAGACCCTTACCATTCCATGTAACAATATCTCTGAAGGACGACTCCCAGAATAGTTTGCATGGATAATAAAACGTCTGTGGTGCAACGCAGAGCTCAGGCCATGGTGGAATCCCTCAGACACATGCCCGGTTTCATAATTTGCACCAATAATTGGGCACCTAAAACAACAGTAAGAACCATACCTGAATTTTCTTGttgttcaataataaatatattaggaagaaaaactggtaattgggggggggggggggggggtgataagtgtatttttaaagGATACTTCATATCACACACATACCTACTCATAgtcagcctgtaaaaaaaaatgtgaacgtTGGCATTTTGTTTCAACCATACCCCATCTTTTAGTAACCCTTCCAAGCAGTAAACCTTTGGTATTCTCAGATCAATGAAAGCCAACCTGCTACACtaaatcttaagctacgtacacacccctacgttctcgcccgataatcggctcagggtcgatatcgggcgagaatctggtgtgtgtacagcgcccgtcatccatcatccgaatgaccgtcctggcagatccacagatgatggacgactattgatactaatgcaagggaagggggagaacgcacagcagggtgccgcactgttctccccctcccctctccatagagcagaatggtgctgtatgtacaagacttgttcatgcatcgtgcagtccttagtcattggaaaggatcgtgaaagattctttccaacgactattattgcacgtgtgtatgtggcttaactCTTTCAGACTTTATCTGCCATCAAAACTAGTTATGTCTTTAAAAGGACAGTTTCAAGACAATTTATACACCCTATTATTTCATATGGTGTACAAGTCACTCCAAGCACAAATCTTTCATACTATTTACACTCATTTAATAGATCATAATATAGTACATGCAGTGTATAAAGATGTTCTGTATTATCATACAAagaacacatattatatatacacacacacacatatatatatatatatatatgtttatctatTATGCCTTTTACCCAGCGTCAATACATGTTGACTTCTATACTTACCCATTTATCAATAGAGGCCATTGGTGCTGATGGTTGGGGTCTTTGCCTGGGGTGGCCCAACACTCATGAAGAATCAGTGTCATGTTTGACTCCTCCTGTATTATTCTAACTTCAATAGGGATTGTAGTGTTGTGATGAAGCCTTAGCACCAAGTGATTTCTATCATTGTAGAACTCCTGGTAAAGGTTAtctaaacatacatacatagaagCATTATAGGCAGTTTACATGTTCAGCTACATCTCCATTATAGGGGCCACAAAAATGAGTACACATAAATAGCAAATAGAATAATTTAGGGGCTGAAACATATGAAATAGGTTTAATGGTGTAACAATattaccccccccaaaaaaaaaaaaaaaaattgtcgatctaatgcatgcacagtgagattggcaagttttttctccaatctacgtcacccgatctcgtgcctgcacaatgcaagatcaggtgacttaggaaaaaaaaacaaaagaagaaaagaggtcGGTTTTTAAtagaggtatattttttttttttttttttttttttaatttggataggGTGGCGGGGAAATAGAAACTTTTTGTCAGGTTTAAATTGCTGTCGGTCTTATCATTGGAGATGTTTAGTCTCTTGATTTAAGAGTAAATGAATCAAGTCGGGCtccaatttataaaacagggaatcagacgtTCCCTAAAAAgattcccttgtgagaatcttccaggtccatttgtttaaatggaagtaattgattcctaccagagaatgtcagatttacagtTTTTTACCCTGACCCTATGAGTTACATCCATAACAGAAAGGGGAAAAAGGGATATCTTCCAATTAGAGATGATTATTAGgaaaattataacaataataataataatgcagactGTTCTGCAAATTGTACTAGTTTTGCAAGTTGCAAAATTTGATTGGCCCAATTTGAAGTCTGTATAATTTGCACGCGGTAACTGTGAAAGTCAAATTTTCTGCACCTCATTGACCATTTCTACTTCCTGTGACATCTATCAGACGGGAAGCAAAGGGAAATCTTCCTATTGACACACAGaagcaaacaatgttttggatttatatatactttaaagctcATACAAACATGAACTGTACATTTTGGTTTAATGTCAAGGTAAATAGTGGAATACGCCTTCTTATATTGATaggttaaaatgtaaattattaataacCTTTGGCAAACCTCATCTGCAGTCTAGGTAGATGAAGACTACCATCAAACCAAGGTGGTAGCATGAGGTCACTACTGTTCTGTGTAGACAAGTCATTGGTGTCCAATGTACACTGGATGTGCAGCCTGCAGACAAAGCATCAATTAAGTATTTTATGAAAGTGTACAAGAACTAAATCCAACAAGTTGTCAAAAACCACCACACCAGAGACGTGTTCATAGATGCCAGTCATGAATTAGCCTTCATGCTTCAGCAATTATTAGTAAAAGCAGACCTAAGAAATGTTGATAAGCATAAGATCTCATCTTGGTTCAAAAACAGCctacaatatgtaataataaaaagaaaacacatttcagtTAACCAAAGACCTTACCTTAACTGGCAACAAGGCAATTTTGCACTAGCAGTCTTCTTTTTCACATTCAAATAAgctacaattacattttcataagtTATATTTCCATCTTTTTCCTGTATGGGAAATATACAATACTCATTCAAgagtttaattttgtaaaatggataaatgtggttatttatttttacaatgtaaaaagcaCACAAACTCCTGAAGCCTCTCATTGATGATAATGGAATAAGTCAAACTTGTCTAGACCAATGTCCACCAATTAAAAACACTACAGTGCTGAAAAAGTAgtactaaaaatgtaaaggtgCAAATAtgtaggcataaaaaaaaaaacttacttattatcactccataatggagtgagcaTTACCAGTAATTTCTGGAGAAGTACTAAATAtcgttgtggagaacatatatgggacattGCCATCTCTGTGtcttgtgattttaattctgccttttgcctaccttcatgccaagagagtaagcataccgGTGAATGTAACAACTttagtgctgatacacctactagctgtacggattacatccctgaggaagcggatatagtctgcgaaacgcgtcgaatgaactcatcatatgtaatgtgtacaatgtatctagcccatgtatgctaacaatgttgattaatttggtataggggaagaggcatgtatattttaactgttgtttcttaataaaggaaatatgaggtatatgataacattttacaaatccactgccgttaaagtcccgtatctttttgtttttgaattatttaataacaaaagTGAAAATAAGCTCACAAACTGaccagtttttgttttatattcatgtcacaagcaaatattttttacagtgtaCACCCATAAAGTTAGTGTCATAAGATGTTGAATGTTTTCCCTTTTTGAAATTGTGGTAGCAGAGCCAGTTCTGTTTCTGGCCAGAATAATATCACTATGTTCTTACACTTGGGACTGGAGCTTAAAAGGGCCTCCAGATCAACATACTTATCACTTTATAGAGGAGGTACTGGGGCACCTTGTAGTCCTGGGACAATAAGGTACCAAGGAAAttatctaaatcagtgtttcccaacctttcttagtcgcg is a genomic window containing:
- the LOC140322750 gene encoding zona pellucida sperm-binding protein 4-like isoform X2 produces the protein MVISNSSVCGTSVIVKPHGSVLLQVAYDSCFTSEHADDYIMSILFEREYEPGTFMPPEMKKLRCPKPPVNVQCTPDGQLSFLISKHLTKPPLKLHSIHVKNGHADLCGPVLRTRELVLFQLSLSTCGTTIREKDGNITYENVIVAYLNVKKKTASAKLPCCQLRLHIQCTLDTNDLSTQNSSDLMLPPWFDGSLHLPRLQMRFAKDNLYQEFYNDRNHLVLRLHHNTTIPIEVRIIQEESNMTLILHECWATPGKDPNHQHQWPLLINGCPIIGANYETGHVSEGFHHGLSSALHHRRFIIHANYSGSRPSEILLHGMVYFHCNVSLHFPSMLDHYMPLCHKSRKNRSIETSAANFTGNQIIHGGGSNMTVLVSSHVPVYIPADRVFHHNEPGSSGRLEHEWVRITIVVSVLASILMLFSITKRKCKAHNNN